The Triticum aestivum cultivar Chinese Spring chromosome 6D, IWGSC CS RefSeq v2.1, whole genome shotgun sequence genomic sequence AATAGTTTCATGTCCAGGTGACAAGTTTTCGAGAAATGATACAATTCCAGCTTGAACAAAAGCAAGCTTTGAGAGGCCGTACAAAAATGGAAGCAGGGAAGGAAGTATTGCAAATTACTATCTGTAAATTGCGGagccttttttatatatataatatttggttctgttgtttcctttgctttgCTCCTAATCTTTGCTCTATGCTTCATCTTGCGGGGGCGCTTCCGGCTCTgctgctgcagctgcagctgcctccgcccctgcccctgcccctgcctCTGCTGCAGCCGCAGCCTCCACGCTCTCCTTCTTTGTTTGCGCGGTCTTGATGAGATGGTTGTAGCTTCCCTTCTCCTTGAACAGCTGTGAGAAATGGATCTTGCAGTAGAGGATTCCGTTGAGTGCGGCGTACGAGGAGGTCGTCAGGATGCAGCCACCATGCGAGCACTTGAAGCAGCTCTTATGGTAGCATTCGCCCTCCAAAGTTAGCTGAACCCAAACGTAAAGATTTGCAATGTGGTTATTATTTACGTGCCAAATTATTTTCGAGATCTTGCATGTATATTTGGCAACTCCATCGATGTCTGCCTCTTGCTCCACTGTCGAAGTAAGTAACATTACAACATTCCTCTTACCTTCTCCAATGGGTACACGGTCTTTTGGCAGGCCGCACATTTATCTTGAGTTCCAGAGAAGGCAGATGACATCTTGCTTGGAGCCTTTGCCTGCAGGAGATTTTGAATTTGCTATGTAAATAGTTTACCCATAACACACGTGACGGGAACCGGCGAATAATTTCTGAGAAGGGAAGATGCGACGTTTGCACACTGGAACTGTACCTCGCCCTTCTCTGCGGATTTGCCACCTGAGTAACGGAACAAAATGTCAGAAGATCTGTTGGTCAGCAGTATGCTAGGACTGCGATTTCGCATTACCTGGCGTAAAATTCTTTGAGAAGTTCCCCGTCTCCTTGAAGAGCTGCTCGAAATGGGTCTTGCAGTAGAGGACACCATCCATGGAAGAGTAGTTGCACATCTAGAGGCCATGCAGAAAATGAAACGCAAGCCATGTTGCCAGTATTCCCATTTTGCACAGACGTATACGTATATAATAAGAAGACACAAAAGCGAAACATATTTGCCATTGGATTCAAGACGAAAAGCTTGAGCTGAGGCCGGGGCCGCAATGCATACCGAGAGGGTCCCCTTGCAGTGGCTGCACTTGAAGCATGTCTTGTGATAGGAGACGCCGTCGGCGGTGAGGAGGTCGATGAAATGGACGGTCTTGTCGCACGTCTTGCACTTGTCCTGTGTGCCGGTGAAAGACATGGCGATGCGCGCCGGTGATCCGCCGAGCAATGGGGACGCACGGTCGTCTTCTTATTCAGGCGCGTCTCCTCCGGTTGGTCGGCGATCGACGTGGACGGGCTCTTTCAGAGGAACCGGCGTGTCGTCTCGAGAACGAGATGGAGACCGCGATGGGCGACGCTTTAAAAGGGCGCGGGGGGTGGTGGGCTTGGGAGCAAAGATAGGAG encodes the following:
- the LOC123141570 gene encoding LIM domain-containing protein PLIM2b, whose protein sequence is MSFTGTQDKCKTCDKTVHFIDLLTADGVSYHKTCFKCSHCKGTLSMCNYSSMDGVLYCKTHFEQLFKETGNFSKNFTPGGKSAEKGEAKAPSKMSSAFSGTQDKCAACQKTVYPLEKLTLEGECYHKSCFKCSHGGCILTTSSYAALNGILYCKIHFSQLFKEKGSYNHLIKTAQTKKESVEAAAAAEAGAGAGAEAAAAAAAEPEAPPQDEA